The DNA segment TACCATTAAAATAACTCCGATAGAAATAAAACGTATGCCTTCAATAGGAGGACAAGCCGATTTGGCTCAGTACCTTCAAGTACTCCCGGGAGTTGTGTTTACAGGAGACCAAGGAGGACAGTTGTATATCCGAGGTGGAACACCCGTTCAAAACTTGGTATTGCTAGATGGAATGACCATTTATGCTCCTTTCCATAGTATAGGATTTACCTCTGTTTTCGATACAGAAATCATTAAGTCTGCCGATGTATTTACAGCAGGTTTTGGAGCCGAATATGGAGGACGTTTATCCTCTGTAATGGATATCAAAACGAAGGACGGAAATAGAAAAAGACTGGCAGGTAAACTCTCCATGAATACCTTTGGTGCTCAATTAACACTTCAGGGACCACTAGGGTCAACAAAGAATGGACTTGCAGGAAGTTCATTTGTTTTGAGTGGTAAAAAATCGTATATCGATCAAACTTCCAAAAATTTATACAAATATGCCGTAAGAGATGGAGAGGACAACATTCCTTTTGCTTATACGGATATTTATGGGAAGTTATCTCTAGTAATGCCTAGTGGAACAAAAGCGAGCTTTTATGGTTTTAATTTTCAAGATGAAGTAAACTATTCTACGCAAACTAATTTTGACTGGGATGCTTTTGGAATTGGATCTAATCTGATAGCTGTAATTCCTAGTTCGTTGGTTGTTTTACAGTTAGATGTAGCTTATTCTTCATTTGATATGAATGAAGTAAATAGAGAATTGGTAAACGGACAATATGAAAACGGACCACCAAAAACCAGCCATATAGATGAGTTTAAGTTCAACTTTAATGTGAAAAAGAATATCTCAGAAGAAAAAACACTAAGAGTAGGAGTGAATGTGGCATTGGCAAACACAGATTTTTTCTTTACTCGTAAAAACCTTGCAAAATTTGAACTTACTGATAACAATACCTATGCAGGTGGATATTTAAAGTACAAATACGCAAGTGGAGTTTGGGTAGTAGAACCATCTGTAAGACTAAGTTATTATACAGAACTTTCAGAGGCTTTAATAGAGCCAAGAATGGCATTAAAGTATAATATCTCTGATGCTTTTAGATTGAAAGCTTCAGGAGGATTGTATTCTCAAAACCTATTGGCGGCAAACAATGGAAGACAGGTTGTAAACCTTTTTAACGGTTTTGCTTCTTCTCCAGTTGATGTTCCAAAACAATTTTTAGGAGAAAATGTAAATTCAAACTTGCAGAAAGCATGGCATGGAGTAGTGGGAGCAGAGTTTGATCTTAATGAGAATCTTACAATCGATTTAGAAGGATTTACAAAAGATTTTTACCAATTAGTAAATATCAATTTTGATAAAATTCCAGCCTCTGTTATAGGGCAAGACTTTCAAGCTTATCAATTTAAAGACTTTATTTATGAAAAAGGAAATGCGATAGGTGCAGACTTGAGTGTTAAATACTCAAAGCCAAGATATAATTTTGGATTAACTTATTCTATTTCAAAAGTTTTGTTTGAAAACGAAGAAATAAAATATCATCCACATTTTGATAGAAGACATAATTTGAATTTAACAGGTTCTTATTTCGTAGATAAAGAAAAGACCTTTTCTATAGATGGTAGATTCAATTATGGATCTGGATTTCCTTTTGCTCAAATTCTTGGAAACAATCCCAACGGAATTAACTTAGATCCTCCATTTACAGATTATGTAAAGGTTAATGGAGAAAAAATAAGTTATTATGACGCTCCAGATAGTGGAAGACTTCCTTCTTATTTACGTTTTGATTTATCGGCAACAAAAAAATTCCAATTAACGAAAAGACAAAAATTGGAAATAAATCTAACCGTTACTAATATCTTAAACAGAAATAATATCTTCTATTATGACAAAGTGAATAACAGAAGAATAGATCAATTACCTATTTTTCCATCTTTGGGTGTAAACTGGAGTTTTTAAAAACTGAATGGCTAGAAATACAAAGAAAACAAACATTAGAATTCAAAACAAAAAGGCAAGATTTGAGTTCGAAATCTTAGATACTTATACTTGTGGAATTATCCTCACAGGAACCGAAATTAAGTCACTAAGGCTGGGGAAAGCAAGTATTGGAGAATCCTATGCCTATGTACATAATTTGGAAGTATGGGTAAAAGAAATGTATATTGCCGAGTATTCGCACGGATCCTACAATAATCATGTTACGAAAAGGAATAGAAAGCTCCTTCTTACAAAAAAGGAAATAAGAAAAATAGAATCCAAATTACAAAATGTAGGATTTACACTAATTCCTTTAGAATTGTTTATTAATGAAAAAGGACTCGCAAAATTAAAATTGGCTGTAGCCAAAGGTAAAAAACTACACGACAAAAGAAATACCCTAAAAGATAGAGATATCAAAAGACAGCTCGACAGAGTATCAAAACGTTATTAGCACAAAAATGAAAAGAGATAAACTCGCCATAGAATACGGAACTTACGCAGGGATATTGATGGTACTTATTGTTTCAGGAATCGGTTTTTTTGGTTTCCAAGTAAGCCCATGGGTAACCACGCTTCTTTATTTATTACCCATTCCATTTATGATTATAGGAGGAAATACTTCTAGTTCAAAGTCAGAAAGATACTTCTACAGAGACGCATTTTCTTTTACCTTTAAAGTAGGAATATTTGCTTCTATTATTTTGTCACTTTATACCTATATAGATATGGAGTTTTTAGATGTAGAAAAATTAGACAAAATCATGAAATTGCAAGAAGACGTTGCAAGAGAAGTAGGAGCCAAAATGGGCGAAGCAAAAGAAGTAACTGAAAAAAATATTCAGACCAACAGAGAAAACATGAGCGTTTTTAGATTCACCATGCTTACGTTGATTACCTATATCATTGTAAACGGGATTTTAGCGCTTATCAGTGCAGCATTTGTAAAAAAGAAAGTATCATGAAATATGATGTGAGCCTTGTGATTCCAGCTTTTAATGAAGACGAATCATTACCAGAACTCCACCAGTGGATAAAAAAAGTTTGTAAAGAAGAAGACCTTGATAGCCAAATTGTCATTATTGACGATGGAAGCTCTGATGATACTTGGGAGGTCATTGAGAAACTCAAAGAACAAGATGAAGACCTTGTAGGAATTAAATTCCGTAGAAATTATGGGAAATCTGCTGCATTGCACACAGGTTTTCAATACGCCGAAGGTGAAGTAATTATTACCATGGATGCCGATCTACAAGATTCTCCAGAAGAAATCCCAGGCTTGATAAAAATGATCAAAAAAGAAGGTTTTGATCTTGTTTCTGGGTGGAAAAAGAAACGATATGATCCGCTCAGTAAAACAATTCCAACAAAACTTTTTAATGCAGCAACTCGAAAAGCATCAGGAATAGAGCTTAACGATTTTAATTGCGGACTAAAGGCTTATCGTTATGATGTTATAAAATCCATTGAAGTTTATGGAGAAATGCATCGTTATATCCCAGTTATTGCAAAATGGGCTGGTTTTAAAAATATAGGCGAAAAAGTTGTTCAACATCAAGAAAGAAAATACGGAGTTACAAAATTTGGTTTAGAACGCTTTGTGAATGGCTTTCTAGATTTAATGTCTATTACCTTTATTTCAAAATTTGGTAAAAGACCTATGCATTTTTTCGGGACTTTAGGAACGCTTATTTTTATGTTATCCTTTGCATTTATCATGTATGCAGGAATTGATAAATTATTCATAAATCCCGATGCAAAACTCTTAGCAACAAGAACAGAATTTATTGTTTCTTTAATACTTTTGGTGATAGGAGTGCAATTATTTTTGGCAGGGTTCTTGGCGGAAATGATAGCCAGAAATAAACCAGACAGAAATAATTACCAACTAGAAAAAGTACTTGATTAATCCATGATGAAACTAAAATTTATTCTATTTGTTCTTACCAGTAGCCTATTTGTTTTCCAGTCTGAAGCACAAAATGAGCTGAACGAAAACGGGAAAAAACAAGGTGCATGGGTTTTATATCATAGAAACGAAGTGATCAA comes from the Flavobacteriales bacterium genome and includes:
- a CDS encoding glycosyltransferase family 2 protein — encoded protein: MKYDVSLVIPAFNEDESLPELHQWIKKVCKEEDLDSQIVIIDDGSSDDTWEVIEKLKEQDEDLVGIKFRRNYGKSAALHTGFQYAEGEVIITMDADLQDSPEEIPGLIKMIKKEGFDLVSGWKKKRYDPLSKTIPTKLFNAATRKASGIELNDFNCGLKAYRYDVIKSIEVYGEMHRYIPVIAKWAGFKNIGEKVVQHQERKYGVTKFGLERFVNGFLDLMSITFISKFGKRPMHFFGTLGTLIFMLSFAFIMYAGIDKLFINPDAKLLATRTEFIVSLILLVIGVQLFLAGFLAEMIARNKPDRNNYQLEKVLD
- a CDS encoding TonB-dependent receptor; protein product: MNKRAILPILISLLLLISGTSLAQNLKGFVYDKASGESVMFANIVIKEKNRGTTTDENGFYSFRDLEVGAYTIECSFVGYQTVSKKIDIKKGTNTLNIFLEEDNNVLSQVDVVEKTVDRKTETTVSTIKITPIEIKRMPSIGGQADLAQYLQVLPGVVFTGDQGGQLYIRGGTPVQNLVLLDGMTIYAPFHSIGFTSVFDTEIIKSADVFTAGFGAEYGGRLSSVMDIKTKDGNRKRLAGKLSMNTFGAQLTLQGPLGSTKNGLAGSSFVLSGKKSYIDQTSKNLYKYAVRDGEDNIPFAYTDIYGKLSLVMPSGTKASFYGFNFQDEVNYSTQTNFDWDAFGIGSNLIAVIPSSLVVLQLDVAYSSFDMNEVNRELVNGQYENGPPKTSHIDEFKFNFNVKKNISEEKTLRVGVNVALANTDFFFTRKNLAKFELTDNNTYAGGYLKYKYASGVWVVEPSVRLSYYTELSEALIEPRMALKYNISDAFRLKASGGLYSQNLLAANNGRQVVNLFNGFASSPVDVPKQFLGENVNSNLQKAWHGVVGAEFDLNENLTIDLEGFTKDFYQLVNINFDKIPASVIGQDFQAYQFKDFIYEKGNAIGADLSVKYSKPRYNFGLTYSISKVLFENEEIKYHPHFDRRHNLNLTGSYFVDKEKTFSIDGRFNYGSGFPFAQILGNNPNGINLDPPFTDYVKVNGEKISYYDAPDSGRLPSYLRFDLSATKKFQLTKRQKLEINLTVTNILNRNNIFYYDKVNNRRIDQLPIFPSLGVNWSF
- a CDS encoding DUF4199 domain-containing protein, producing the protein MKRDKLAIEYGTYAGILMVLIVSGIGFFGFQVSPWVTTLLYLLPIPFMIIGGNTSSSKSERYFYRDAFSFTFKVGIFASIILSLYTYIDMEFLDVEKLDKIMKLQEDVAREVGAKMGEAKEVTEKNIQTNRENMSVFRFTMLTLITYIIVNGILALISAAFVKKKVS
- the smpB gene encoding SsrA-binding protein SmpB, with amino-acid sequence MARNTKKTNIRIQNKKARFEFEILDTYTCGIILTGTEIKSLRLGKASIGESYAYVHNLEVWVKEMYIAEYSHGSYNNHVTKRNRKLLLTKKEIRKIESKLQNVGFTLIPLELFINEKGLAKLKLAVAKGKKLHDKRNTLKDRDIKRQLDRVSKRY